A genomic segment from Aspergillus puulaauensis MK2 DNA, chromosome 1, nearly complete sequence encodes:
- a CDS encoding uncharacterized protein (COG:E;~EggNog:ENOG410PW0F;~InterPro:IPR006140,IPR036291,IPR006139,IPR029753, IPR029752;~PFAM:PF00389,PF02826;~go_function: GO:0016616 - oxidoreductase activity, acting on the CH-OH group of donors, NAD or NADP as acceptor [Evidence IEA];~go_function: GO:0051287 - NAD binding [Evidence IEA];~go_process: GO:0055114 - oxidation-reduction process [Evidence IEA]) translates to MAPGISYSPETTSQPPVSSDKRTVYFLDNLHPDAVEHARTLWNVVAPGDKELNNWREYASAVVIRGSYITADDIARSPNLIAIGKHGVGIDKIDQAACAKRGVKILNTPGANARDVAELVVALSMTVARTIRSITTRQMTAPVPKETCTGLTLHKKTVGVIGMGNIGRTVADIFHRGFDAELIAYDVYMPEGAWPQLPHRRAQSIQEVIEQADVITLHVPLTDETRDLLSYTELRQMKHDAILINAARGGIVNEEDLTRVLSEGHLWGAGLDCHEQEPPSAEKYGKLWENLNVVSTPHIGAATNTAQRASSMAAVDNLYRYLSSIEKN, encoded by the coding sequence ATGGCGCCTGGAATCAGCTACTCCCCCGAAACGACATCCCAACCCCCCGTGTCGTCCGACAAGCGCACAGTCTACTTTCTGGACAACCTTCACCCCGACGCTGTCGAACACGCAAGGACACTCTGGAACGTCGTAGCTCCAGGCGACAAGGAGTTGAACAACTGGAGAGAATATGCGTCGGCCGTAGTCATCCGGGGGTCCTATATCACGGCAGACGACATCGCCCGCTCCCCCAACCTCATCGCGATCGGCAAGCATGGTGTCGGTATTGACAAAATTGATCAGGCTGCCTGCGCAAAGCGGGGGGTCAAGATCTTAAATACGCCCGGTGCAAATGCCAGAGACGTGGCTGAACTGGTGGTCGCACTCAGCATGACCGTCGCCCGAACTATTCGATCCATCACTACACGACAGATGACAGCGCCGGTCCCCAAGGAAACATGCACGGGGCTGACACTTCACAAGAAGACGGTCGGTGTTATTGGGATGGGCAACATTGGACGCACTGTTGCAGATATCTTCCACCGAGGGTTCGATGCAGAGTTGATTGCCTACGATGTTTATATGCCAGAAGGCGCATGGCCTCAATTACCGCATCGCCGGGCGCAGAGTATCCAGGAGGTTATCGAACAGGCCGATGTGATCACTCTGCATGTTCCATTGACTGACGAGACCCGGGATCTCCTCTCGTACACCGAACTGCGACAGATGAAGCACGACGCCATTCTTATCAACGCTGCCCGGGGAGGCATTGTCAACGAGGAAGACCTGACGCGCGTTCTGTCCGAGGGTCATCTCTGGGgagctggactggactgtcACGAACAGGAGCCTCCTTCAGCCGAGAAATATGGAAAGCTGTGGGAGAATCTCAACGTCGTCAGCACGCCGCATATCGGGGCTGCCACAAACACAGCGCAGAGGGCCAGTTCAATGGCAGCGGTGGACAATCTATATCGTTATCTGTCTAGTATTGAGAAGAATTAA
- a CDS encoding uncharacterized protein (COG:S;~EggNog:ENOG410PN31;~InterPro:IPR036864,IPR007219,IPR001138;~PFAM:PF00172,PF04082;~TransMembrane:1 (i272-290o);~go_function: GO:0000981 - DNA-binding transcription factor activity, RNA polymerase II-specific [Evidence IEA];~go_function: GO:0003677 - DNA binding [Evidence IEA];~go_function: GO:0008270 - zinc ion binding [Evidence IEA];~go_process: GO:0006351 - transcription, DNA-templated [Evidence IEA];~go_process: GO:0006355 - regulation of transcription, DNA-templated [Evidence IEA]), whose amino-acid sequence MAASTPTHRDRPTPMSASSTPTRRPQACERCWKRKQKCDRVIPTCSACIEASARCSPRQIRVESAEDNSGLSHAALPGYVESLKQRIHVLESLPDSHGGLDSSVQAAMGEIGFLSRSAMAEPRDGASGFPRQLELSEMLQAMLSLSGGSPSQSRSTDDEASQWNFLTFSDPLQALSRDSMAPFLDRFLQQIGMFYLHFDSKELEEQYEAFFAERNGPPGDGVDSARSHRDFSVYLSLAIGMLLSPQSGRVDLLAQGLHSAAVKLLPRILQSGNYLSLVHCLLLLIVYSMLSPNGGSSWHLLGLAMKRSIAFGLHKDQEGDSPLPVEIITKRMYLFWTLYMLDRTLCTTMERPFGIQDEDISLSFPRQLSSDDDKDAFELHLLMHAKLTSSIRDSDERCPVFHYRNICFWREVPRELRSFLASNEVARNHVHQLSCRALIQVLPLYITTGHVHSDAIPGSHQLEIEHDVRSSCEQIIEHMYRSLDHAPSITAFTDGYDVFAAGVAIICIGSLSPSAHTLTDAGVVNKCVAILTALGERFSGVKIFRRVLLAVSDTALGRSDDISLLQGLPAEIPHGIRLLIQDFLRKWSGPSPTI is encoded by the exons ATGGCTGCCAGCACTCCGACGCACAGGGACCGTCCGACTCCGATGTCCGCCAGCTCGACCCCGACCAGGCGCCCCCAGGCCTGCGAGCGCTGCTGGAAGCGAAAGCAGAAG TGCGACCGGGTGATTCCCACCTGCTCGGCCTGCATCGAGGCCAGCGCCCGCTGCAGTCCGCGACAGATTCGCGTCGAGTCTGCTGAGGACAACAGCGGCTTGTCGCATGCTGCCCTGCCTGGCTATGTTGAATCGCTGAAGCAGCGGATCCACGTCTTGGAGTCGCTCCCCGACAGCCATGGAGGCCTGGATAGCTCGGTGCAGGCTGCCATGGGCGAAATTGGGTTCCTCTCGCGCAGTGCGATGGCCGAGCCTCGCGACGGTGCAAGCGGATTTCCTCGACAGCTTGAATTGAGCGAGATGCTGCAGGCAATGCTGAGCTTGAGCGGTGGCAGTCCATCGCAGTCTCGCAGCACCGACGACGAGGCATCGCAGTGGAATTTCCTCACATTTTCAGATCCCTTGCAGGCTCTCAGTAGGGACAGCATGGCGCCGTTTCTGGATCGCTTTCTGCAACAGATCGGTATGTTCTACCTGCACTTCGACAgcaaagagctggaggagcagtACGAAGCATTTTTCGCCGAAAGGAATGGGCCCCCTGGTGATGGAGTCGACTCTGCACGAAGCCATCGCGATTTCAGTGTCTATCTTTCACTCGCCATTGGCATGCTGCTGTCTCCCCAGTCTGGCCGAGTTGACCTGCTGGCCCAGGGTCTGCACTCGGCGGCCGTCAAGCTGCTGCCCCGGATCCTGCAGTCCGGAAACTATCTCAGTCTGGTTCATTGTCTGCTGCTACTTATAGTATACTCCATGTTGAGCCCGAATGGAGGGTCCTCATGGCATCTACTTGGAttggcgatgaagagatcGATCGCCTTTGGACTGCATAAAGACCAGGAGGGCGATTCTCCTCTGCCGGTCGAGATAATCACCAAAAGGATGTATCTCTTCTGGACTCTATATATGCTTGATCGCACACTGTGCACCACCATGGAGCGGCCATTTGGCATTCAAGATGAGGATATTTCACTATCATTTCCACGCCAGCTATCTAgcgacgatgacaaggacgccTTTGAACTGCATCTACTAATGCACGCGAAGCTCACCTCCAGCATccgcgacagcgacgagCGATGCCCGGTATTCCACTATAGAAATATCTGCTTCTGGCGAGAGGTGCCCCGGGAGCTACGCTCATTCCTAGCCTCGAACGAGGTCGCAAGGAACCATGTCCACCAACTCTCCTGTCGCGCATTGATCCAGGTCCTGCCATTGTACATTACGACAGGCCATGTCCATAGCGACGCCATCCCCGGTTCACACCAGTTAGAAATTGAGCAcgatgtacggagtagctGCGAGCAGATTATCGAGCACATGTATCGTAGTCTAGACCATGCGCCGTCGATCACTGCGTTCACGGATGGCTACGATGTTTTTGCGGCTGGAGTGGCCATTATTTGTATTGGGAGTCTTTCTCCATCCGCACATACTCTGACAGACGCCGGCGTAGTTAACAAGTGCGTTGCCATCCTCACAGCCCTGGGAGAGCGCTTCTCTGGCGTCAAGATCTTCCGGAGGGTCTTGCTGGCGGTTTCGGACACGGCCCTGGGGAGGTCGGACGACATCTCG CTATTGCAGGGACTTCCTGCCGAAATCCCACATGGGATTCGCCTGCTGATCCAGGACTTTCTTCGGAAGTGGTCCGGGCCCAGTCCGACGATTTGA
- a CDS encoding uncharacterized protein (COG:S;~EggNog:ENOG410PMQ4;~InterPro:IPR006680,IPR032466;~PFAM:PF04909;~go_function: GO:0016787 - hydrolase activity [Evidence IEA]) has translation MSSNDLSASAWDCHIHVWDPDRYPYRPGRVYTPPPALLESFLRDSPVRHVMVVQASVEDGHSGLVATLSHCQKHHCDVVIRGTIAVQEPWVEPDTATLDSLHELGVRSIRIHGFHSGRGDDWNAMYTLLRSLSRSYAVGTLGWTVSAQLPLRTWAALTERLLTDPALANLHLIADHNGCATPAEAGSAEFASFLELLRAKRASVKVSALYRRSPDNIHAMQPIIEAFAQAEPRALLWGSDWPHCDSTPGGRELPPLRGPAEVAEELQLLRSWLTADQWRFMMEENPKTIFA, from the coding sequence ATGTCGTCTAATGATCTGTCCGCCAGCGCTTGGGACTGCCATATTCACGTCTGGGATCCTGACCGGTACCCATACAGACCAGGTCGCGTGTACACTCCACCCCCGGCCCTACTGGAATCTTTCCTCCGGGACAGTCCGGTCCGCCATGTCATGGTTGTGCAGGCTTCAGTCGAGGATGGACACTCTGGCTTAGTAGCAACTCTATCGCATTGTCAAAAGCACCATTGTGACGTCGTCATCCGGGGCACTATTGCGGTTCAAGAGCCCTGGGTCGAGCCAGACACGGCTACGCTGGATTCTCTACATGAGTTAGGTGTACGGTCAATCCGCATTCACGGCTTTCACAGCGGTCGAGGTGATGACTGGAATGCCATGTACACGCTCCTGCGATCATTGTCTCGCTCTTACGCCGTTGGGACCTTGGGTTGGACAGTGTCCGCGCAGTTGCCACTCCGCACATGGGCCGCCTTGACAGAGAGGCTGCTTACAGACCCAGCCCTAGCTAACCTGCACCTGATTGCGGACCACAATGGATGTGCCACTCCAGCTGAGGCGGGGAGCGCTGAATTCGCATCGTTTCTGGAACTCCTCCGCGCAAAGAGGGCAAGCGTCAAGGTCTCTGCACTGTACCGACGAAGCCCCGACAACATCCATGCCATGCAGCCCATCATTGAGGCATTCGCCCAAGCAGAACCGAGAGCCCTACTCTGGGGAAGCGACTGGCCCCATTGCGACAGTACTCCTGGAGGTCGCGAGCTGCCTCCTCTCCGGGGCCCAGCCGAGGTGGCGgaagagctgcagctgctgcgaaGCTGGCTAACAGCAGACCAATGGAGATTCATGATGGAAGAGAACCCCAAGACGATATTTGCCTAG
- a CDS encoding uncharacterized protein (COG:G;~EggNog:ENOG410PWK2;~InterPro:IPR020846,IPR017985,IPR011701,IPR036259;~PFAM:PF07690;~TransMembrane:12 (i56-73o100-119i126-146o152-174i186-208o220-242i294-313o328-349i361-378o384-408i420-439o451-470i);~go_function: GO:0003677 - DNA binding [Evidence IEA];~go_function: GO:0015667 - site-specific DNA-methyltransferase (cytosine-N4-specific) activity [Evidence IEA];~go_function: GO:0022857 - transmembrane transporter activity [Evidence IEA];~go_process: GO:0055085 - transmembrane transport [Evidence IEA];~go_process: GO:0090124 - N-4 methylation of cytosine [Evidence IEA]) — MPPSAASPEDTIKTDLDKDAWIEESNGQNGSSVMAVYNSYDEEFIRTTESQLRRKIDTRILPLIVTIYLFNYLDRNSITQARLYGLQEDTGVKGAQYQTAISIFSAGYIVMQLPSALLMTKLRPSLYLPCCIIIWAIVSGCTSAVTSPAGLLVLRFVLGIVEAPFFPGAIFYLSSWYTKRELGVRMALLICGLLLSNAFAGLISAGILSGMAGVGNLAAWRWLFILEGIATVLLGLLAMIVLPDFPGTTKWLSEAERVIAQARLAVDAGSPDLLDEEKVPMVRGIGRALRDYRIWLLACLQMATTASISYSHFFPTLIQEIGFENNTIVLLLTSPPYLFAFFWALGFAWSADRMQVRSPQAGFSQVIAIVGAVLLVGVPQRLQWARYAFTFLVTAGTFGVYSTTYAWLSSTVTHPPVKRAAAIGIANTCANLASLYANYFWLDKYGPTFRVSWGCILAFQVLGLSSILTLRYRLRRANRRFERLSAEIDSSDTAALAGLDEDERRAVVAGFRYIT; from the exons ATGCCTCCCTCTGCTGCCTCTCCTGAAGACACCATCAAAACCGACCTGGACAAGGATGCCTGGATCGAAGAATCAAACGGCCAGAATGGATCCTCTGTCATGGCAGTGTATAACTCCTACGACGAGGAGTTCATACGGACGACAGAATCTCAACTACGTCGCAAGATAGACACGCGAATCCTGCCTCTAATTGTGACCATCTACCTGTTCAACTACCTCGACCGCAACTCCATCACGCAAGCGCGTCTGTACGGTCTACAGGAGGACACCGGAGTAAAGGGTGCTCAATATCAGACGGCCATCTCCATTTTTTCCGCTGGGTATATTGTTATGCAGCTCCCGTCTGCCTTGTTAATGACGAAACTGCGGCCCTCGCTGTATTTG CCATGCTGTATCATTATCTGGGCAATCGTTAGCGGTTGCACCTCAGCTGTCACCAGTCCAGCCGGTCTACTGGTGCTGAGGTTCGTGCTTGGCATCGTCGAggcgcccttcttccccgggGCCATCTTCTATCTCAGCTCCTGGTATACAAAGCGCGAGCTGGGTGTGCGTATGGCCCTGCTGATTTGTGGGCTTCTTCTGTCCAACGCCTTTGCTGGCCTGATTTCGGCAGGGATTCTCTCTGGAATGGCCGGGGTAGGCAACCTGGCAGCCTGGCGGTGGCTGTTTATTCTCGAGGGCATCGCGACTGTTCTTCTTGGGCTCCTGGCCATGATTGTCCTTCCAGATTTCCCAGGAACCACCAAGTGGCTTAGCGAGGCCGAGAGGGTGATCGCACAAGCCCGTCTGGCCGTAGACGCAGGCAGCCCCGATCTCCTAGACGAGGAAAAGGTGCCCATGGTGCGCGGCATTGGGCGAGCACTGCGCGACTATCGAATCTGGCTGCTGGCCTGTCTGCAGATGGCGACGACCGCGTCCATTTCATACTCGCACTTCTTTCCCACCCTCATCCAGGAGATTGGCTTCGAGAACAATACCATCGTATTATTGTTGACATCACCGCCCTACCtgttcgccttcttctgGGCCCTGGGGTTCGCCTGGTCTGCGGATCGGATGCAGGTGCGTTCTCCCCAGGCAGGTTTCTCCCAGGTCATTGCCATCGTGGGCGCAGTCCTCCTGGTCGGGGTCCCCCAACGGCTCCAATGGGCACGGTATGCATTCACCTTCTTGGTCACTGCTGGGACCTTTGGCGTCTACTCAACAACCTACGCCTGGCTCTCATCAACAGTGACTCACCCCCCGGTAaagagagcagcagccatcgGAATCGCCAATACGTGCGCGAACCTGGCCTCGCTGTATGCGAACTACTTCTGGCTGGACAAGTACGGGCCCACTTTCCGGGTCTCCTGGGGGTGCATTCTGGCCTTCCAAGTCCTAGGTCTGTCTAGTATCTTGACGCTGCGGTATCGTCTTCGCCGTGCCAACCGTCGTTTTGAGCGTCTTAGCGCGGAGATTGATAGCAGTGACACGGCTGCGTTGGCAGgtttggatgaggatgagcgGCGTGCTGTGGTGGCtgggtttaggtatataaCATAG
- a CDS encoding Zn(II)2Cys6 transcription factor (COG:S;~EggNog:ENOG410PV1E;~InterPro:IPR036864,IPR007219,IPR001138;~PFAM:PF00172,PF04082;~go_function: GO:0000981 - DNA-binding transcription factor activity, RNA polymerase II-specific [Evidence IEA];~go_function: GO:0003677 - DNA binding [Evidence IEA];~go_function: GO:0008270 - zinc ion binding [Evidence IEA];~go_process: GO:0006351 - transcription, DNA-templated [Evidence IEA];~go_process: GO:0006355 - regulation of transcription, DNA-templated [Evidence IEA]), producing MTVDSRFPRLPACHACYTKKAKCDNNRPKCAPCVRSGAECITLGLDGHQPVSRGYIAELEQKVRSLQSNLQNAIDELPGDGAGDGDSRKRRNSTRSTYSSPNFTEGAGLSFMRPLFSDPGWRAHNPTILQNLSRSARLAEAAVTPNGLPSAEDARVIFDTYINGGHVLNPFLLRREIEDVYQRVFLSGKEASQSASHDLFRAFMLLATGSIQSYRRGSHQWHPYGYFLSAMQHFKSDFLSRGIQSIQDLLLVGRFGIYHHIGTSIWELTQLCIRLCIEQGLHKPPTTRKGLLQEQLERRVFWECYVIDRYSSITLDRPLAIADRDIRVLLPVDANDEELEAAEGTISDLDLFQVSPQVRSGHSELTVFFTSVRHRQITSKIHGLFQSKGPSGGAPSVTATGRIYANLYQLLDELDTWRRSNPVFENPRCLYETQDWFDLRWMRERLILVRKAMDLVPKRGNIPPRDLLSLCLQNATKVITIYCRLYGTQQMTYTRSYFQTLFTAGLSVLFYLSVTPDPDPGTVEQAMDALAQCEQGLKELGDDLPDASQYVAVYEALYRHISHKLRQNGRWSGLTSANVHSYALHSNHNPVEDGMSHTQLPSGVLGDWPLPTPNSLPAGTDDSIGSQPPMPEELLSFGTLFWDDTVWNMEAGLGEYAYGNPHGIPVWDDGTFPL from the exons ATGACTGTGGATTCCCGGTTTCCGCGCCTCCCTGCGTGCCACGCCTGCTACACGAAAAAGGCCAAG TGCGATAACAATCGACCGAAATGTGCGCCTTGCGTGCGCAGCGGAGCAGAATGCATTACGCTTGGTCTTGATGGCCACCAGCCGGTATCTCGAGG GTACATCGCCGAACTCGAGCAGAAAGTACGGTCGCTCCAGAGCAACCTACAGAATGCCATCGACGAACTGCCTGGGGACggggctggagatggtgacaGCAGGAAGCGGAGGAACAGTACGCGCTCGACATACAGCTCGCCCAACTTCACCGAAGGGGCGGGACTGAG TTTTATGCGACCGCTGTTTTCTGATCCTGGCTGGAGAGCGCATAATCCAACGATACTGCAGAATCTGTCGCGGTCTGCGCGCCTGGCTGAGGCCGCAGTCACCCCGAATGGCCTGCCCTCTGCAGAGGATGCGCGGGTTATATTCGACACGTA TATTAATGGGGGCCATGTGCTGAATCCGTTCTTGCTCCGTCGAGAGATCGAGGACGTCTACCAGCGCGTCTTTCTCTCTGGCAAAGAGGCATCACAGTCCGCATCGCACGATCTCTTTCGTGCCTTCATGCTGCTCGCCACTGGATCTATACAGTCCTATCGTCGGGGCTCTCACCAGTGGCATCCGTACGGGTACTTCCTGTCAGCCATGCAGCACTTCAAGTCCGACTTCCTGTCGCGCGGCATCCAGTCGATCCAGGACCTGCTGCTGGTCGGTCGGTTTGGTATCTATCACCACATTGGCACGTCCATCTGGGAGCTGACCCAGCTGTGCATTCGTCTCTGCATCGAACAAGGCCTGCACAAGCCACCCACGACCCGCAAAGGCCTGCTCCAGGAGCAGCTGGAGCGCAGGGTGTTCTGGGAATGTTATGTGATTGACCGATACAGTTCCATTACTCTCGATCGGCCGTTGGCTATCGCAGATCGAGATATACGCGTCTTGTTGCCTGTTGATGCCAACGACGAGGAACTGGAGGCCGCGGAGGGGACGATCTCcgacctcgacctcttcCAGGTCTCTCCCCAGGTCCGGTCAGGGCATTCCGAATTGACAGTGTTCTTTACCTCTGTGCGTCATCGCCAGATCACATCCAAGATTCACGGTCTGTTCCAGTCCAAAGGCCCGTCAGGCGGTGCTCCATCTGTCACAGCCACCGGACGCATATACGCAAACCTGTACCAgctgctggacgagctggacacCTGGCGACGATCGAATCCTGTCTTCGAAAATCCCCGCTGTCTGTACGAAACGCAGGATTGGTTCGACCTGCGATGGATGCGCGAGCGACTGATTCTGGTGCGGAAGGCTATGGACTTGGTTCCGAAGCGTGGCAATATTCCTCCTCGCGACCTTCTTTCGCTCTGCCTGCAAAACGCGACCAAGGTCATTACTATATACTGTCGTCTCTATGGAACCCAGCAAATGACCTACACGCGAAGCTATTTCCAGACTCTCTTTACCGCCGGGCTCTCTGTTTTGTTCTACCTGTCTGTGACACCCGATCCAGATCCCGGCACAGTCGAACAAGCAATGGACGCCCTTGCACAGTGTGAGCAAGGGTTGAAAGAGCTGGGAGACGATCTACCAGATGCATCTCAGTATGTCGCTGTCTACGAGGCGTTGTACCGGCATATATCGCACAAACTCCGGCAGAACGGGCGATGGAGTGGCCTGACATCTGCCAATGTGCATTCATATGCCCTCCACTCCAATCATAACCCAGTAGAGGATGGCATGTCTCATACGCAGCTCCCTTCCGGCGTGCTCGGAGACTGGCCGCTGCCGACTCCCAACAGCCTTCCTGCAGGCACGGACGACTCGATTGGCAGCCAACCACCCATGCCAGAGGAGTTACTGTCCTTTGGCACGCTCTTCTGGGACGACACTGTATGGAATATGGAGGCTGGGCTTGGGGAGTACGCATACGGAAATCCACACGGCATTCCAGTCTGGGACGATGGGACGTTCCCATTATAA
- a CDS encoding HpcH/HpaI aldolase family protein (COG:G;~EggNog:ENOG410PNY4;~InterPro:IPR005000,IPR015813,IPR040442;~PFAM:PF03328;~go_function: GO:0003824 - catalytic activity [Evidence IEA]) has translation MGSIAPQDTVAVNAPFRTRVVNGQICPVMSIKFWTGNEVAIMARMAGFEAVFIDMEHSALNFQTIAQLILACLSAGVSPIVRSPSKSHWHISRILDAGAAAVVVPHVDSVEEVKELVKHAKYPPLGTRGSANNQPILNFQNLPTKVQNEVLNRETMLIPMVETPVAVELAEQYLAVDGVDGILIGSNDLCTDLGIPGQYDSPLYQNSVEKIVLAGKKAGKPIGIGGIGGRLDLLERWFALGATWSLSGADGAILQAGMKKITQNYSEISQRVEKARAQG, from the coding sequence ATGGGTTCCATCGCCCCCCAAGACACCGTCGCCGTGAACGCGCCCTTCCGGACACGCGTCGTCAACGGCCAGATCTGCCCCGTCATGTCCATCAAGTTCTGGACCGGAAACGAAGTCGCGATTATGGCGCGCATGGCCGGATTCGAAGCTGTCTTTATCGACATGGAGCACTCGGCCCTCAACTTCCAGACCATcgcccagctcatcctcgcGTGTCTCTCCGCGGGCGTGTCGCCGATTGTCCGCTCGCCGTCCAAGTCGCACTGGCATATTAGCCGCATTCTCGACGCTGGCGCTGCGGCGGTTGTGGTGCCTCATGTTGACTCTGTCGAGGAGGTGAAGGAGCTTGTGAAGCATGCGAAATATCCTCCCCTGGGGACGCGCGGGTCTGCGAATAACCAGCCCATCCTGAACTTCCAGAATCTGCCGACGAAGGTGCAGAATGAGGTCTTGAACCGCGAGACGATGCTGATTCCTATGGTTGAGACGCCTGTTGCGGTCGAACTGGCTGAGCAGTATCTGGCTGTCGATGGCGTGGATGGTATCCTGATCGGGTCGAATGATCTGTGCACCGATCTGGGGATTCCAGGGCAGTACGACAGCCCGCTGTATCAAAATTCCGTGGAGAAGATTGTGCTCgctgggaagaaggctgggaagcCGATTGGTATTGGAGGTATTGGAGGcaggctggatctgctggAGAGGTGGTTCGCGCTGGGGGCAACATGGTCGCTCAGTGGTGCAGATGGCGCGATTCTACAGgctgggatgaagaagattaCGCAAAATTACTCGGAAATCAGTCAACGGGTTGAGAAGGCGAGGGCTCAGGGATAG